atTTTCTGAACTAATAAAGAAttgatgtagtggagtaaacggtacaatgtttgtgtcaaaaacaaagtattaaagtttaaagttggacaaaatgttaatacccaagtaaagtacaagtacttcagtacttaagaacagtatttctcacctgtgtgtcccACACATGGCCTCAGGCCTCCAGATGAAGCGGCCATCTTTGTAGGAGCAGATAGAGTTTGGGTCGTCAGTCAGCAGCGGACGGTCTGAGAAGTGCTCCTGTTTGGCCGGGCTGTGGACCAGTATAACGTacaccacttcctgtttgtgcagGACGGTCTCGAACACCCGCATGACGGGCTGAGCGCCGGAGCAACACTGGAACAATAAAAGAAGTTCTATTGGAAGAGTCCTCACAAATACATTCATCAAGGTCCATGTTAATCAGGGGCGCAGGTGGCGTTTTTGAACTGGGGGGGACCGAGCTGTCAGCAAATTATTTCAACTCAATAAGTTATTTTTGTGTCATTTGGGCTTTAACTAGCGCTCAAGTAGTTACTTTAGTAATAGCCTATGGGCCAGTGGTTTGCGGGCCTTAATGTCCCTCTTTAGGGTCGGGTTGATTTGGCTTTGTATATGTCATTATCATGTCGCCTCCCGTCCCTCCTTGTTCTGTCTGTATTCCTTCTGTCCCTCCTTCCTCATGCAGTCTTTTTCTCCTGTGGCTGCCCCAACAGTTGCttattaaaataacattatacagaaaaattaaaaaacaacattagagCTATTCACCTACAGCCtaaaagacttttattttacatttagccTACTTCAGGTAACAGCAAATGCCGTTTATTAATGTCAGACTAGCTACTCAACATTACAAAACGATTATCTGCCACATATTGGAAAATCAACAGGCAACAGGTGTAGGTAGCCTAtttacattgtttgtttttcttaaaaacgctctgagtgttttttgttgtttcttcattGACTTGAAATCACCTGCCCTGTCATAGTGGACAATGGTCTGATCACCGCAACAGTCACAGGTGCTGCTACCAGTTCCTCTTTAGGACCCTGGGGAGTGAGAGTCGTGCCTTATGGTGTGTTTAATTTACACCGAGAGTCGGAACTTGGAGCTCAGAACAATGTAACCCCAAAGTTTAGTGCTCCCAGCCTTACAAACGTACAACAAAACATGTAACTACTGTTTACGTGATTAGCAGATAGCATGAATTCTATGTCGGGCTGGTGAGATTAATCCGACTTCCCGAGTAGGAGATCCGACTTGACAGGAGGTTCTGATTAAAATTGAAATTTGGAGCTTGGAAATTCCGACATTCGTGTACAACTGGAACCCACCATCAGTCGTAGCACACAAACGCCGGGCTCTCAAACATTAATCCTCTGTTTTACCGGCACTGTTTGTCGTCTTATGTAGGGACAGTGGGGGGGACGGATCAGGGTCACTATGAATCTGAGGGGGTCATATCCATCTGCGAGCATGCTGTTAATGTCATgaaaacagcacaaacacaaaatcaactcTCCCTCCTTttactttaaaggagcactacgtagttttagaGAACAAACTCAGAGgtttcatatttacaatatactCCTTTCAGTTATCTGCTACCTGCTGGCTGTaggcctccagcagctcctccaggggGAAGGTGAAACGGTACGAGCCCAGCCTGGAGAGCTCGGAGAAGGACGGGGAGGTGGCAAACTTCCCCAGGAAGCTCTGCTGCATCTGGACCTGCTCCTGCGTCCGGTCGGGGTAGGTCGTCCTCAGGAGCCTCCTCtcagctgatgtgatgtcatcaggcgTCACAGCCAGACTCCACCACACCAGAGAGCCTCCATGTGGGCTCTCGAAGCCATCTTTCCATCTGATGCCACGTAATCCATATTGCTTTGTGTCGTGTTTCAGATGAGTCACATGAAACTCTGGTCGAGGGTATAATGGGATGTTTTCTTTGAGGAGATATTGGTTCTCCAGATCCTTTGCTTCCTCTTTCAAATCTGTCAGCTTCAAGTGCCGACCTTCACAATAATGTTCCTCATATCCTCTGCTGTTTACCCGTGTCTTCATGGTCCTTTACTGTTACTTGATTGTCTGCTTGCTTGTTTGTGCTCACAAGAGAAGTGGTCTCTGATCTCAACAGGGAAGTATATCAACTACAACAGTACTGAAGAGGCGTTGCTCTGTGTGAGACATGTGAGTACAGAGACGGGGAGAGACAGAAGGCCTTTGTACTACTGTATTTATAACAATAAACTACTGTTATTAACACTGGCCCTTATACTCTTCTGTGATAAGTGCTACACATGAAGACAGCTCCTTAAAGTTTAATTTTCCATGATGATATATTAGGTTCATTTAATCATGGGGAAATATCACATTTAGTTTGAAtacttttaaaatacttttaatcCCACTGTAAATACTTTTACCAGTTCCATTTTCAACACAGGACTtgtacttgtaacagagtatttctaaAGTGTTGTATTAATGCAGCATCGTTACGTGACTGACTTCTGACTGAACACGTGTTCAGTCTGCAGCACAGACTCAGTTTGGATTAATATTGATCGTTTTATCAGTTCGTCTTTTATCAATCACACACGACAACAGTGATGGAAAGTAAagtttgaggtacttgtactgtgtttccattttatacaaatttatacttttactcctccacatttatctgacagcagtGTGACTGTTGCTACTGCGACAAATACATGATTCATAATTTGGGATTAAATGACCAAACTGGAGTAAAATACTGTTTACATGTtgaaggaacagttcacccaaaaatctaagtcattattttgactcCATGTTTccactcaaagacagaaagaagttcatgtagaacatttgctgaattaacaagaaggtccaaataatgcagaatgagtcagagacagagtttcacagagtttataaagtgtctccaactcaacaactcactaaactgacacatttgttaagggagtctggggactttctccacggggacaaagaagtagcctatattgttactgtttagtgtctttgtaacatgtgacatgtttagatcattaacatgtttcttctttcataaatggagtgtaaatggtgaaatcagtgtaaacagtgtgttcaaacagctgatcaatgttggcaggtaagactttagcactttagacacagaagcagacaggctggtacagacatgctgccacaaactgacactttttacaaggagacaaacaacttcagctgaaggatttaatgctgaatttacaacaaggacacaatgagttacaatctgtcacacacacagtttcactacgttagaaagttttacgctacacaacaactcctaaaattagctgatttgttaagggagtctggtgatgtcgTGAATGAAAGTTGGCTTCATGTATCATAtttaatgcagaatttacaataaggacacaatgagttagaatctgtcaaagacacagtttcactacgttatgaagtttgttttaactctttgttaatggagtctggtgatgttgaggTAACCGGTTCAAGCCAAAGAGTGATCCTGTAGACACGTGACCCACTCGCTCTTCTTTCCTGAGCCACTTACACACCAGCCTCCGGATGATTGGTGCTCCATGTAGCAGATGACAGTAACATATAGTTTACTGCCGCTTTTAAAAGCCTAAACTTGGAATGGATGCACGTTTATGTAGTTATGTGCTCTTTGAAAAGGCTGTTTTCTGCTTTAGCACTTGATTAATGACCTTTTCATGTACACGAAGTTAGTGTGAATAAGGAAATAACGACTATAATGAGTTTTGGGGAAAATACTTCACCTCTCAGAAGAGCCCAAAATCATGTCTGTGCTCCGATGACTCAACAACagctttagacacagaagcagacaggttGGTACACTTAGAATGTGTTGCAACTGTTTCACAAAGATTGTTACgtttctcctcatgaaacaactcttaaaattgtgcattttgttaatggagtctcgGTGATGTTGCGTATACAGTCCAGTGGAGCAGAACACCGAGCTGACGCCTGTTGATGTGAGTCAAACATTAAACTGGTGTTTCTGCTCTGAGTCGTCTTTTCTCTGACGTGATCAaacacatgtcacatttttatagtgtcctcctgcagcttctctccCTGAAGGTTTGATAACTGTACAACCTTCAATATTTGTCCAGTGGATCAATATTGGTTTCAGTTTTTATGCACATCAGTGTGAAAACAGCTGAGATGTTTAAGTGATGACA
This genomic window from Sparus aurata chromosome 13, fSpaAur1.1, whole genome shotgun sequence contains:
- the LOC115594395 gene encoding uncharacterized protein LOC115594395 translates to MKTRVNSRGYEEHYCEGRHLKLTDLKEEAKDLENQYLLKENIPLYPRPEFHVTHLKHDTKQYGLRGIRWKDGFESPHGGSLVWWSLAVTPDDITSAERRLLRTTYPDRTQEQVQMQQSFLGKFATSPSFSELSRLGSYRFTFPLEELLEAYSQQCCSGAQPVMRVFETVLHKQEVVYVILVHSPAKQEHFSDRPLLTDDPNSICSYKDGRFIWRPEAMCGTHSYELVERPDENQMEAGMVFFRHEFYVWDHVAVALHVDGEVLNFDPARLRQNLKYCSKTYPTIVKSWEFEDFPQAEELVRKLWPDDSSPLERAEPLN